One Argiope bruennichi chromosome 5, qqArgBrue1.1, whole genome shotgun sequence DNA segment encodes these proteins:
- the LOC129968461 gene encoding mucin-17-like isoform X4, which translates to MSSLSCKPDKCAILKETVNQIRTQKKSTENELCEELQQSEVSSSKPTIIDNHVFGTILLEALDGFLFIVNCDGKVEFISDNISNFLKFREDEIFEKNIYNFIHPDDQAIFHSNLLLMMPLGNGRDWSADNNCKSNKQAKHFACRFLVKQEEPEIKMENKEPQQPQYENLNITANYMPLDNGTEEPRNGMTCIARRAAFEEKRIGANKIEQFTTRVNREGKVVGVDAGSLSPSSKKFLTEELDGAAILDFCHPNDVTTLKQHLKEMFSILTAFESEATTCVPYKFRIGPERYAKIKAKSKRFQLSPEDDYVISTHSIIRDNDSNLDGQKSIASPSSVVSTSSGPGSVSDSSTSLNGSIVLSPLTLPSSYGNYSNSLSATNNIEMINELNLDLFPDSNWNMEAGSAQSKEFECTSVNSFVSSPQTAPLSNRSETSVAASPINSTFVSGIASSRGGTASVPSPAVQSRAPTPYGGSCYSPSAAQQSTSVRNSPPRALPAKSDSLNSSSTDSTGINSISQGIRVERRFDMKSNEKLRNLLTQSTDDIRSRQSVSRQTSQDDVTVLIDSRVLDGDSARINRLNPQQNIPRNTNVILRDLLNQEEDCEVPVEPIYKCAESAVPNPLLNAGSCKTTENSAQRRMGSNDMLRKLLNTDDSDKGYRKSQDIIHQLLINNPSGKVSLQGDRLRPGGASNSIVTENTVPKPVSISSRQGMSDVTFVTETNALKRKAPEKPNYPNTVKKPNHAHLAGQNPMLAEMLAKTPVTTEVQTSKAPTSLITQLPQEKLPKHLEKKLIHTPYTAGSISATTSSLVFTTSAPTVQRDIVTSDARAHILQHNPQVNVQTALRTVYSSQQQQQLFDKLVSGTEDDILLAKSMASDFMTVGPSTSVQNPVTNYAQLLSFNTSTASNNTQMSVCASDISAAASLNSLLSDNTLATPSSLTDSLQTSQTADTNFDHIILETIYSLQEDHNLTTPQKAINPATILKILSENAEFPETNTNPHPVSVNSSIATSSSSSSTLDINEKIAISAIQKELMEAGSAAIASKANNIQMAASLIPTYSQAGRSLPQVSRTSVQAQLTSEQILLLQQQQLVSGSLPPNYNLVANRVRLPVTTQASVNVISPEVLAQRRNMVHNVTVGNVANMNQLRRTMKQKMYLQQQQKRLLEQQKQQRTIPTQQPLEVASSAGTASFPENINDLLNNTVAPNVTLMRSSGIPEAARFNLNSASSQPSPTSQASPTSAQLSPGQRVNQASPFSPLSQQPFPSQTPPPAATYQAARLSPLPPPSYPQGGPSHSPSPITPTGSSPHMVLSPQSPQWAQRLATSPVQNLQLQNPMLNAQLSQASIGANQIRLTAQQRQQLALRSMPSPTSVQNSRGAVFSPQSEANVSPLSPVMVLQSQAPQQQRIQRTRMASGSQNQATFSTNEPLLSPQSLPSPSFSQSVSTTPTSSYVSISSSSVPISYSATQVSQQFTFDRQNIQAFASSSNDSLRSPGVSNDQGASDSLPQELRSLVNSPNLVLSSSNNQQLLQSLSSNNSVTRVLNLQSLTRSDLEELGLSVELLPSGSTEAQAATQALFAQALLNDASNLEASVQPTSPRVQVEEPKPADQKKSLLQQLLSEPT; encoded by the exons ATGAGTTCGCTTTCTTGCAAACCAGACAAGTGTGCCATACTTAAAGAAACTGTTAATCAGATCCGTACACAAAAAAAGTCAA ctGAAAATGAGCTTTGTGAAGAATTACAACAAAGTGAAGTTTCTTCTAGTAAACCAACTATTATAGATAATCACGTTTTTGGAACAATTCTTCTTgag GCTTTGGACGGCTTTCTTTTTATTGTCAATTGTGATGGAAAAGTAGAATTTATATCTgataacatttctaattttttgaaattcagagaG gacgaaatttttgaaaagaatatttacaattttattcatccaGATGACCAAGCTATATTCCACAGTAATCTGCTTCTTATGATGCCTTTAG GTAATGGGCGTGACTGGTCAGCAGATAATAATTGTAAATCGAATAAGCAAGCTAAACATTTCGCCTGCCGGTTTCTGGTCAAGCAAGAAGAACCAGAGATTAAGATGGAAAATAAAGAACCTCAGCAGCCTCAGTATGAGAATTTGAACATAACTGCAAATTATATGCCTTTAGATAATGGCACTGAAG AACCAAGAAATGGGATGACATGTATTGCCCGTAGAGCTGCATTTGAAGAAAAGCGAATTGGAGCTAATAAAATTGAGCAATTTACTACCAGGGTCAATCGAGAAGGGAAAGTTGTAGGTGTTGATGCTGG TTCCCTTTCCCCGTCTTCTAAGAAATTTCTTACTGAAGAATTAGACGGAGCCGCTATTTTGGACTTCTGCCATCCTAATGATGTAACAACCTTAAAGCAACATTTAAAAGAGA tgTTTTCAATTCTTACAGCATTTGAATCGGAGGCTACTACTTGTGTTCCATACAAGTTTCGCATCGGACCTGAAAGATATGCAAAAATTAAGGCTAAAAGTAAACGTTTTCAGTTGTCACCTGAAGATGATTATGTTATTTCGACTCATTCTATTATaag AGACAATGACAGTAATCTGGATGGCCAGAAGAGCATAGCTTCCCCATCAAGCGTTGTCAGCACTTCAAGCGGACCTGGCAGTGTTTCAGATTCCTCTACCAGTCTAAATGGTAGCATTGTATTATCACCATTGACTCTTCCCAGTTCATATGGAAATTATTCCAATTCTCTGAGTGCTACAAACAATATTGAAATGATCAATGAACTTAATTTAGACTTATTCCCAGATTCTAACTGGAACATGGAAGCTGGTTCAGCACAATCCAAGGAATTTGAATGTACAAGTGTTAACAGTTTTGTTTCTAGCCCACAAACTGCCCCTTTATCCAATCGTTCAGAGACGAGTGTTGCTGCTTCTCCGATAAACAGTACCTTTGTCTCTGGCATAGCGTCCAGTCGCGGTGGAACAGCATCTGTTCCATCCCCTGCAGTGCAAAGTCGAGCACCTACACCTTATGGTGGTAGTTGCTACAGCCCATCGGCAGCACAACAATCTACTAGTGTCAGAAATTCTCCTCCGCGTGCCTTGCCGGCCAAATCGGATTCTTTAAATAGCAGCTCAACTGACTCTACTGGAATCAACAGTATCAGTCAAGGCATACGAGTAGAGAGGCGATTTGACATGaagtcaaatgaaaaattaagaaatctgttGACTCAAAGTACGGACGATATTAGGTCACGACAAAGTGTCTCTAGGCAAACATCTCAAGATGATGTAACTGTGCTAATTGATTCTCGTGTGCTTGATGGGGATTCTGCCAGAATAAATCGGTTGAATCCCCAACAAAATATCCCCAGAAATACAAATGTGATTTTGCGTGATTTGCTCAACCAAGAGGAAGACTGTGAAGTGCCTGTGGAACCTATTTATAAATGTGCAGAAAGTGCTGTGCCCAATCCTCTTCTAAATGCTGGTTCTTGCAAGACAACTGAAAATAGTGCACAACGGAGAATGGGAAGCAATGATATGTTGAGAAag CTTCTGAACACTGATGATTCTGATAAGGGATATCGAAAATCTCAAGACATAATTCATCAGTTGCTTATTAATAATCCTAGTGGAAAAGTTTCTTTGcag GGTGATAGATTAAGACCAGGTGGTGCATCGAATTCAATCGTTACAGAAAATACGGTGCCAAAACCAGTCTCAATATCCTCCAGGCAAGGGATGTCTGATGTCACTTTTGTCACAGAAACAAATGCATTGAAACGAAAAGCACCAGAAAAACCCAACTACCCTAACACAGTAAAAAAGCCGAACCAT gcACATTTAGCTGGGCAGAATCCCATGCTTGCTGAAATGTTGGCAAAAACACCGGTGACCACTGAAGTTCAAACCTCCAAGGCTCCAACCTCTTTGATTACTCAGCTGCCTCAGGAAAAGCTTCCTAAACATCTTGAGAAAAAGCTCATCCATACACCATACACTGCCGGATCTATAAGTGCTACTACCTCATCATTAGTATTCACTACAAGTGCGCCAACTGTTCAAAGAGATATTGTTACCTCAGATGCCAGGGCCCACATATTACAGCACAACCCTCAAGTGAATGTTCAGACAGCACTGAGGACAGTATACAGCTCACAACAACAGCAACAGCTGTTTGATAAACTTGTCAGTGGTACTGAAGACGACATTCTGTTGGCCAAATCAATGGCTTCAGATTTTATGACTGTTGGACCATCAACTTCTGTGCAGAATCCTGTAACAAATTATGCACAATTGTTATCATTTAACACATCTACTGCTAGTAACAACACTCAAATGAGTGTGTGCGCTTCTGATATCTCGGCCGCTGCAAGTTTAAACAGCCTTTTAAGTGATAATACTCTTGCAACGCCGAGTTCTTTGACTGATTCATTACAAACGAGCCAAACAGCTGACACTAACTTTGACCACATCATTTTGGAGACG atttacaGCTTACAAGAGGATCATAATTTAACTACTCCTCAAAAAGCAATTAACCCAgcaaccattttaaaaattcttagtgAAAATGCAGAATTTCCTGAAACCAACACAAATCCTCACCCTGTATCTGTAAATAGTAGTATTGCCACCAGTAGTAGCAGCAGCAGTACAttagatattaatgaaaaaattgcaatCAGTGCCATCCAGAAGGAATTAATGGAGGCTGGATCTGCTGCTATTGCAAGTAAAGCTAATAACATCCAAATGGCTGCCAGTTTGATACCAACTTACTCTCAAGCTGGCCGTTCATTGCCCCAAGTATCTAGAACTTCTGTTCAAGCTCAATTAACCTCCGAACAAATTCTGTTGCTGCAACAGCAGCAACTAGTATCTGGTTCTCTACCTCCCAATTATAATTTGGTTGCAAATAGGGTACGGTTGCCTGTCACAACACAGGCTAGTGTCAATGTGATCAGTCCAGAAGTGTTGGCTCAACGAAGGAACATGGTGCATAATGTGACTGTGGGAAATGTTGCTAATATGAATCAG cTTCGAAGAACTATGAAGCAGAAAATGTATCTACAGCAGCAACAGAAACGACTATTGGAACAACAAAAGCAACAACGCACAATACCGACTCAACAGCCTCTAGAAGTAGCTAGTTCTGCTGGAACTGCTTCATTTcctgaaaatataaatgatttactCAACAACACAGTTGCGCCCAATGTCACTCTTATG CGTTCCTCTGGAATACCTGAGGCTGCTCGTTTCAATTTGAATTCGGCCAGCTCTCAACCTAGTCCCACTAGCCAGGCTTCTCCCACTTCTGCACAATTGTCACCTGGTCAGAGAGTCAACCAGGCCTCTCCTTTCTCTCCCCTTTCCCAACAACCATTCCCTAGCCAGACACCCCCACCTGCAGCAACCTACCAGGCAGCTCGACTTTCCCCTCTTCCACCCCCCTCGTATCCCCAGGGAGGGCCTAGTCATTCTCCTTCACCCATCACACCTACCGGCTCATCTCCTCACATGGTTCTATCACCCCAATCTCCTCAGTGGGCTCAAAGGCTAGCCACGAGTCCAGTTCAGAATCTGCAGTTGCAGAATCCTATGCTGAATGCTCAGTTGTCTCAA GCTTCTATTGGTGCTAACCAGATACGTCTAACAGCCCAACAAAGACAGCAGCTTGCCTTACGGTCAATGCCCAGTCCTACATCAGTACAAAACTCTAGGGGAGCTGTATTTTCTCCTCAGTCAGAAGCTAATGTCTCTCCATTGTCACCTGTTATGGTTCTTCAATCTCAAGCACCTCAGCAACAAAGAATACAAAGaa CTCGCATGGCATCTGGTTCTCAGAATCAGGCCACTTTTTCAACAAATGAACCTCTTTTATCTCCACAATCACTGCCATCTCCAAGTTTCAGCCAGTCTGTTTCTACTACACCTACTTCTTCTTATGTTTCAATATCATCATCTTCGGTACCTATTTCTTACAGTGCAACACAAGTTAGCCAACAGTTCACTTTTGACAGACAAAATATTCAAGCATTTGCCAGCAGTTCAAATGACAG CTTAAGATCACCAGGAGTTTCTAATGACCAAGGTGCTTCTGATTCTTTGCCACAAGAACTAAGATCTCTTGTTAATTCCCCAAATCTTGTTCTTTCCTCCAGCAAT aatcAACAGTTGCTTCAATCATTGTCATCTAATAATTCTGTGACTAGAGTGCTCAATCTTCAGTCCCTTACTAGGTCAGACCTTGAAGAGCTTGGATTATCTGTGGAATTATTAcctt cTGGTTCAACAGAAGCACAAGCTGCAACTCAGGCTTTGTTTGCACAGGCATTGTTAAATGATGCAAGCAACCTTGAAGCTTCAGTGCAGCCAACAAGTCCAAGG GTTCAAGTGGAAGAACCCAAACCTGCAGATCAGAAGAAAAGTTTGCTTCAGCAACTTTTGTCGGAGCCTACTTGA
- the LOC129968461 gene encoding mucin-17-like isoform X2 — MVWVTMSVAPHAGNKKRKKSESKPHSQINKCLNEKRRREQENIHIEELAELVSASPSDMSSLSCKPDKCAILKETVNQIRTQKKSTENELCEELQQSEVSSSKPTIIDNHVFGTILLEALDGFLFIVNCDGKVEFISDNISNFLKFREDEIFEKNIYNFIHPDDQAIFHSNLLLMMPLGNGRDWSADNNCKSNKQAKHFACRFLVKQEEPEIKMENKEPQQPQYENLNITANYMPLDNGTEEPRNGMTCIARRAAFEEKRIGANKIEQFTTRVNREGKVVGVDAGSLSPSSKKFLTEELDGAAILDFCHPNDVTTLKQHLKETFESEATTCVPYKFRIGPERYAKIKAKSKRFQLSPEDDYVISTHSIIRDNDSNLDGQKSIASPSSVVSTSSGPGSVSDSSTSLNGSIVLSPLTLPSSYGNYSNSLSATNNIEMINELNLDLFPDSNWNMEAGSAQSKEFECTSVNSFVSSPQTAPLSNRSETSVAASPINSTFVSGIASSRGGTASVPSPAVQSRAPTPYGGSCYSPSAAQQSTSVRNSPPRALPAKSDSLNSSSTDSTGINSISQGIRVERRFDMKSNEKLRNLLTQSTDDIRSRQSVSRQTSQDDVTVLIDSRVLDGDSARINRLNPQQNIPRNTNVILRDLLNQEEDCEVPVEPIYKCAESAVPNPLLNAGSCKTTENSAQRRMGSNDMLRKLLNTDDSDKGYRKSQDIIHQLLINNPSGKVSLQGDRLRPGGASNSIVTENTVPKPVSISSRQGMSDVTFVTETNALKRKAPEKPNYPNTVKKPNHAHLAGQNPMLAEMLAKTPVTTEVQTSKAPTSLITQLPQEKLPKHLEKKLIHTPYTAGSISATTSSLVFTTSAPTVQRDIVTSDARAHILQHNPQVNVQTALRTVYSSQQQQQLFDKLVSGTEDDILLAKSMASDFMTVGPSTSVQNPVTNYAQLLSFNTSTASNNTQMSVCASDISAAASLNSLLSDNTLATPSSLTDSLQTSQTADTNFDHIILETIYSLQEDHNLTTPQKAINPATILKILSENAEFPETNTNPHPVSVNSSIATSSSSSSTLDINEKIAISAIQKELMEAGSAAIASKANNIQMAASLIPTYSQAGRSLPQVSRTSVQAQLTSEQILLLQQQQLVSGSLPPNYNLVANRVRLPVTTQASVNVISPEVLAQRRNMVHNVTVGNVANMNQLRRTMKQKMYLQQQQKRLLEQQKQQRTIPTQQPLEVASSAGTASFPENINDLLNNTVAPNVTLMRSSGIPEAARFNLNSASSQPSPTSQASPTSAQLSPGQRVNQASPFSPLSQQPFPSQTPPPAATYQAARLSPLPPPSYPQGGPSHSPSPITPTGSSPHMVLSPQSPQWAQRLATSPVQNLQLQNPMLNAQLSQASIGANQIRLTAQQRQQLALRSMPSPTSVQNSRGAVFSPQSEANVSPLSPVMVLQSQAPQQQRIQRTRMASGSQNQATFSTNEPLLSPQSLPSPSFSQSVSTTPTSSYVSISSSSVPISYSATQVSQQFTFDRQNIQAFASSSNDSLRSPGVSNDQGASDSLPQELRSLVNSPNLVLSSSNNQQLLQSLSSNNSVTRVLNLQSLTRSDLEELGLSVELLPSGSTEAQAATQALFAQALLNDASNLEASVQPTSPRVQVEEPKPADQKKSLLQQLLSEPT; from the exons aaataagtgcCTTAATGAAAAACGTCGCAGAGAACAAGAAAATATTCACATTGAAGAACTGGCAGAACTGGTTTCTGCTAGCCCATCTGACATGAGTTCGCTTTCTTGCAAACCAGACAAGTGTGCCATACTTAAAGAAACTGTTAATCAGATCCGTACACAAAAAAAGTCAA ctGAAAATGAGCTTTGTGAAGAATTACAACAAAGTGAAGTTTCTTCTAGTAAACCAACTATTATAGATAATCACGTTTTTGGAACAATTCTTCTTgag GCTTTGGACGGCTTTCTTTTTATTGTCAATTGTGATGGAAAAGTAGAATTTATATCTgataacatttctaattttttgaaattcagagaG gacgaaatttttgaaaagaatatttacaattttattcatccaGATGACCAAGCTATATTCCACAGTAATCTGCTTCTTATGATGCCTTTAG GTAATGGGCGTGACTGGTCAGCAGATAATAATTGTAAATCGAATAAGCAAGCTAAACATTTCGCCTGCCGGTTTCTGGTCAAGCAAGAAGAACCAGAGATTAAGATGGAAAATAAAGAACCTCAGCAGCCTCAGTATGAGAATTTGAACATAACTGCAAATTATATGCCTTTAGATAATGGCACTGAAG AACCAAGAAATGGGATGACATGTATTGCCCGTAGAGCTGCATTTGAAGAAAAGCGAATTGGAGCTAATAAAATTGAGCAATTTACTACCAGGGTCAATCGAGAAGGGAAAGTTGTAGGTGTTGATGCTGG TTCCCTTTCCCCGTCTTCTAAGAAATTTCTTACTGAAGAATTAGACGGAGCCGCTATTTTGGACTTCTGCCATCCTAATGATGTAACAACCTTAAAGCAACATTTAAAAGAGA CATTTGAATCGGAGGCTACTACTTGTGTTCCATACAAGTTTCGCATCGGACCTGAAAGATATGCAAAAATTAAGGCTAAAAGTAAACGTTTTCAGTTGTCACCTGAAGATGATTATGTTATTTCGACTCATTCTATTATaag AGACAATGACAGTAATCTGGATGGCCAGAAGAGCATAGCTTCCCCATCAAGCGTTGTCAGCACTTCAAGCGGACCTGGCAGTGTTTCAGATTCCTCTACCAGTCTAAATGGTAGCATTGTATTATCACCATTGACTCTTCCCAGTTCATATGGAAATTATTCCAATTCTCTGAGTGCTACAAACAATATTGAAATGATCAATGAACTTAATTTAGACTTATTCCCAGATTCTAACTGGAACATGGAAGCTGGTTCAGCACAATCCAAGGAATTTGAATGTACAAGTGTTAACAGTTTTGTTTCTAGCCCACAAACTGCCCCTTTATCCAATCGTTCAGAGACGAGTGTTGCTGCTTCTCCGATAAACAGTACCTTTGTCTCTGGCATAGCGTCCAGTCGCGGTGGAACAGCATCTGTTCCATCCCCTGCAGTGCAAAGTCGAGCACCTACACCTTATGGTGGTAGTTGCTACAGCCCATCGGCAGCACAACAATCTACTAGTGTCAGAAATTCTCCTCCGCGTGCCTTGCCGGCCAAATCGGATTCTTTAAATAGCAGCTCAACTGACTCTACTGGAATCAACAGTATCAGTCAAGGCATACGAGTAGAGAGGCGATTTGACATGaagtcaaatgaaaaattaagaaatctgttGACTCAAAGTACGGACGATATTAGGTCACGACAAAGTGTCTCTAGGCAAACATCTCAAGATGATGTAACTGTGCTAATTGATTCTCGTGTGCTTGATGGGGATTCTGCCAGAATAAATCGGTTGAATCCCCAACAAAATATCCCCAGAAATACAAATGTGATTTTGCGTGATTTGCTCAACCAAGAGGAAGACTGTGAAGTGCCTGTGGAACCTATTTATAAATGTGCAGAAAGTGCTGTGCCCAATCCTCTTCTAAATGCTGGTTCTTGCAAGACAACTGAAAATAGTGCACAACGGAGAATGGGAAGCAATGATATGTTGAGAAag CTTCTGAACACTGATGATTCTGATAAGGGATATCGAAAATCTCAAGACATAATTCATCAGTTGCTTATTAATAATCCTAGTGGAAAAGTTTCTTTGcag GGTGATAGATTAAGACCAGGTGGTGCATCGAATTCAATCGTTACAGAAAATACGGTGCCAAAACCAGTCTCAATATCCTCCAGGCAAGGGATGTCTGATGTCACTTTTGTCACAGAAACAAATGCATTGAAACGAAAAGCACCAGAAAAACCCAACTACCCTAACACAGTAAAAAAGCCGAACCAT gcACATTTAGCTGGGCAGAATCCCATGCTTGCTGAAATGTTGGCAAAAACACCGGTGACCACTGAAGTTCAAACCTCCAAGGCTCCAACCTCTTTGATTACTCAGCTGCCTCAGGAAAAGCTTCCTAAACATCTTGAGAAAAAGCTCATCCATACACCATACACTGCCGGATCTATAAGTGCTACTACCTCATCATTAGTATTCACTACAAGTGCGCCAACTGTTCAAAGAGATATTGTTACCTCAGATGCCAGGGCCCACATATTACAGCACAACCCTCAAGTGAATGTTCAGACAGCACTGAGGACAGTATACAGCTCACAACAACAGCAACAGCTGTTTGATAAACTTGTCAGTGGTACTGAAGACGACATTCTGTTGGCCAAATCAATGGCTTCAGATTTTATGACTGTTGGACCATCAACTTCTGTGCAGAATCCTGTAACAAATTATGCACAATTGTTATCATTTAACACATCTACTGCTAGTAACAACACTCAAATGAGTGTGTGCGCTTCTGATATCTCGGCCGCTGCAAGTTTAAACAGCCTTTTAAGTGATAATACTCTTGCAACGCCGAGTTCTTTGACTGATTCATTACAAACGAGCCAAACAGCTGACACTAACTTTGACCACATCATTTTGGAGACG atttacaGCTTACAAGAGGATCATAATTTAACTACTCCTCAAAAAGCAATTAACCCAgcaaccattttaaaaattcttagtgAAAATGCAGAATTTCCTGAAACCAACACAAATCCTCACCCTGTATCTGTAAATAGTAGTATTGCCACCAGTAGTAGCAGCAGCAGTACAttagatattaatgaaaaaattgcaatCAGTGCCATCCAGAAGGAATTAATGGAGGCTGGATCTGCTGCTATTGCAAGTAAAGCTAATAACATCCAAATGGCTGCCAGTTTGATACCAACTTACTCTCAAGCTGGCCGTTCATTGCCCCAAGTATCTAGAACTTCTGTTCAAGCTCAATTAACCTCCGAACAAATTCTGTTGCTGCAACAGCAGCAACTAGTATCTGGTTCTCTACCTCCCAATTATAATTTGGTTGCAAATAGGGTACGGTTGCCTGTCACAACACAGGCTAGTGTCAATGTGATCAGTCCAGAAGTGTTGGCTCAACGAAGGAACATGGTGCATAATGTGACTGTGGGAAATGTTGCTAATATGAATCAG cTTCGAAGAACTATGAAGCAGAAAATGTATCTACAGCAGCAACAGAAACGACTATTGGAACAACAAAAGCAACAACGCACAATACCGACTCAACAGCCTCTAGAAGTAGCTAGTTCTGCTGGAACTGCTTCATTTcctgaaaatataaatgatttactCAACAACACAGTTGCGCCCAATGTCACTCTTATG CGTTCCTCTGGAATACCTGAGGCTGCTCGTTTCAATTTGAATTCGGCCAGCTCTCAACCTAGTCCCACTAGCCAGGCTTCTCCCACTTCTGCACAATTGTCACCTGGTCAGAGAGTCAACCAGGCCTCTCCTTTCTCTCCCCTTTCCCAACAACCATTCCCTAGCCAGACACCCCCACCTGCAGCAACCTACCAGGCAGCTCGACTTTCCCCTCTTCCACCCCCCTCGTATCCCCAGGGAGGGCCTAGTCATTCTCCTTCACCCATCACACCTACCGGCTCATCTCCTCACATGGTTCTATCACCCCAATCTCCTCAGTGGGCTCAAAGGCTAGCCACGAGTCCAGTTCAGAATCTGCAGTTGCAGAATCCTATGCTGAATGCTCAGTTGTCTCAA GCTTCTATTGGTGCTAACCAGATACGTCTAACAGCCCAACAAAGACAGCAGCTTGCCTTACGGTCAATGCCCAGTCCTACATCAGTACAAAACTCTAGGGGAGCTGTATTTTCTCCTCAGTCAGAAGCTAATGTCTCTCCATTGTCACCTGTTATGGTTCTTCAATCTCAAGCACCTCAGCAACAAAGAATACAAAGaa CTCGCATGGCATCTGGTTCTCAGAATCAGGCCACTTTTTCAACAAATGAACCTCTTTTATCTCCACAATCACTGCCATCTCCAAGTTTCAGCCAGTCTGTTTCTACTACACCTACTTCTTCTTATGTTTCAATATCATCATCTTCGGTACCTATTTCTTACAGTGCAACACAAGTTAGCCAACAGTTCACTTTTGACAGACAAAATATTCAAGCATTTGCCAGCAGTTCAAATGACAG CTTAAGATCACCAGGAGTTTCTAATGACCAAGGTGCTTCTGATTCTTTGCCACAAGAACTAAGATCTCTTGTTAATTCCCCAAATCTTGTTCTTTCCTCCAGCAAT aatcAACAGTTGCTTCAATCATTGTCATCTAATAATTCTGTGACTAGAGTGCTCAATCTTCAGTCCCTTACTAGGTCAGACCTTGAAGAGCTTGGATTATCTGTGGAATTATTAcctt cTGGTTCAACAGAAGCACAAGCTGCAACTCAGGCTTTGTTTGCACAGGCATTGTTAAATGATGCAAGCAACCTTGAAGCTTCAGTGCAGCCAACAAGTCCAAGG GTTCAAGTGGAAGAACCCAAACCTGCAGATCAGAAGAAAAGTTTGCTTCAGCAACTTTTGTCGGAGCCTACTTGA